From Bos indicus isolate NIAB-ARS_2022 breed Sahiwal x Tharparkar chromosome 4, NIAB-ARS_B.indTharparkar_mat_pri_1.0, whole genome shotgun sequence, the proteins below share one genomic window:
- the LOC139182794 gene encoding GTPase IMAP family member 4-like, whose product MAAQYLSERRTSHGLANPRDSQLRLVLVGKTGAGKSATGNSILREEVFLSSFSAVSITKHCEKGSSTWKGREVVIVDTPGLFDTEVPDSETLKEITRCMVLTSPGPHALLLVIPVGRYTLEDQKATEKILTMFGERAREHMILLFTRKDDLEGMDFHDYLKQAPTAIQELIRKFRDRYCVFNNKATGAEQENQREQLLALVQDVVDKCNGRYYTNSLYQKTEEEIQKQIQVLQEYYRAELERVKAQIKQELEEEIRKLKDELEQQKRKVEMERQLAEMEAHWVSRQQTARDDVLRQNKIFEIIYALLQVASFVFPLFRD is encoded by the exons ATGGCAGCCCAGTACCTCAGCGAACGCAGGACCAGCCATG GGCTTGCAAACCCCAGAGATTCCCAGCTGAGACTTGTCTTAGTGGGTAAGACTGGGGCAGGAAAAAGCGCAACAGGAAACAGCATCCTCAGAGAGGAAGTGTTTCTGTCTAGCTTTTCGGCTGTATCCATCACCAAGCACTGTGAGAAAGGAAGCAGCACCTGGAAGGGGAGAGAAGTTGTCATCGTGGACACACCTGGCCTCTTTGACACGGAGGTCCCAGACTCTGAGACTCTCAAGGAGATTACCCGCTGCATGGTGCTGACTTCCCCGGGGCCTCACGCTCTGCTCCTGGTCATCCCAGTGGGCCGTTACACGCTGGAAGACCAGAAAGCCACAGAGAAGATCCTGACAATGTTTGGAGAGAGAGCTAGGGAACACATGATTCTCTTATTCACCCGGAAAGATGACTTAGAAGGCATGGATTTCCATGATTACTTAAAGCAAGCTCCTACAGCCATCCAAGAGCTGATTCGCAAGTTCAGAGATCGCTACTGTGTTTTCAACAACAAGGCCACAGGAGCTGAGCAGGAAAACCAGAGGGAGCAGCTGCTGGCCCTGGTCCAGGATGTGGTGGACAAGTGCAATGGTCGATACTACACGAATAGCCTGTATCAGAAGACCGAGGAGGAGATTCAGAAACAAATCCAAGTGTTACAAGAATATTACAGAGCAGAGCTCGAGAGAGTGAAAGCTCAGATAAAACAGGAGCTTGAAGAGGAAATCAGGAAGCTGAAGGATGAACTAGAACAGCAAAAGCGGAAGGTGGAAATGGAAAGGCAATTGGCAGAAATGGAGGCTCACTGGGTTTCAAGGCAGCAAACAGCCAGAGATGATGTTTTGCGTCAGAATAAGATATTTGAAATCATCTATGCCTTGTTACAGGTTGCTTCCTTTGTCTTCCCTCTGTTTAGGGATTAA